CTCCAAGTACCTCGAACTCCTGATCGAGGAGCTGACCAAGCTCCCGAGCATCGGCCAGAAGAGCGCGCAGCGGCTCGCGCTCCACTTGTTGAAAGTGCCGAAAGAGGATGCGGTGCGGCTCGCCGAAGCGATCCGCGCGGTGCGCGAGCGCGTGACCTTCTGCTCGACGTGCGGCAACTTCACCGAGAGTGATCCGTGCCTGATCTGCACCGACTCGCAACGCGACGGCGCCTTGATCTGCGTGGTCGAGCAGCCGGTCGACGTGCTGGCCCTCGAACGCACCGCGCGCTACCGCGGCCGCTACCACGTGCTGGGCGGCGCACTTTCGCCGCTCGACGGCACCAGCCCCGAGGACCTGCGCATCCAGCCGCTGCTCGAGCGACTCCGCGGCGGCACGGTGCGCGAGGTGATCCTCGCCACCAATCCGAACGTCGCCGGCGAGGCGACCGCACTCTATCTATCGCGACTGCTCGCGCCGCTCGGAGTGAGCGTGACGCGCATCGCGCGCGGCGTCCCGATGGGATCGGATCTCGAGTACTCGGACATGGTCACACTGGCGCGCGCCCTCGAGGGCCGTCGCGAGGTCGAATGATCGGGTGCCGCCGGCGCCCCTTCGCACGCCCATGACCATTCCGCCCGAAGTCGCCGACGTGCTGCGCGTGGTGCTCGACGTGCTCGCAGTGCTGGCGGTGCCGCTGCTGGTGCTGCTCAACGGCTTCTTCGTTTCGGCCGAGTTCGCGCT
The genomic region above belongs to Candidatus Eisenbacteria bacterium and contains:
- the recR gene encoding recombination protein RecR, producing MYSSKYLELLIEELTKLPSIGQKSAQRLALHLLKVPKEDAVRLAEAIRAVRERVTFCSTCGNFTESDPCLICTDSQRDGALICVVEQPVDVLALERTARYRGRYHVLGGALSPLDGTSPEDLRIQPLLERLRGGTVREVILATNPNVAGEATALYLSRLLAPLGVSVTRIARGVPMGSDLEYSDMVTLARALEGRREVE